One genomic window of Terriglobia bacterium includes the following:
- a CDS encoding methyltransferase domain-containing protein: MATDIQAILRNLSSCYQFKDKSVIHVGAGGGQFLGYATDARSVVAVDPEISAVERLRAALALLPFRDRFTVVQGEFGTHLGAADVVFFEFCLHEIPEPRNALRDAKLLASDVVVIDHDPESRWAWHTAETDKARNSWAAVHDYSVRLDRQFTGVQRFSDVSELLQKVGCLGEPAISRANLFLNQAPIEIETKYRIAVF, encoded by the coding sequence ATGGCGACAGACATTCAAGCAATCCTAAGAAATCTCTCTTCCTGCTATCAATTCAAAGACAAGTCGGTGATCCATGTTGGCGCCGGCGGCGGACAATTTCTCGGATATGCGACTGACGCGCGCAGCGTCGTTGCCGTCGATCCGGAGATTTCAGCCGTGGAACGACTCCGAGCGGCGTTAGCACTCCTGCCCTTCCGAGATCGTTTCACCGTTGTGCAGGGTGAGTTCGGAACGCATCTTGGCGCGGCAGACGTCGTCTTCTTTGAATTTTGCCTGCATGAGATTCCTGAACCACGAAATGCACTCCGCGATGCGAAACTGCTCGCTTCCGATGTGGTCGTCATCGATCATGATCCCGAGTCTCGGTGGGCCTGGCACACCGCGGAGACCGACAAAGCACGGAATAGTTGGGCAGCTGTACACGATTATTCCGTCCGCCTCGACCGGCAGTTCACAGGGGTACAGCGATTCTCGGACGTTTCAGAATTGCTTCAGAAGGTTGGCTGCCTGGGCGAGCCTGCGATCAGCAGAGCTAACCTATTCTTGAACCAGGCTCCCATTGAAATCGAAACGAAGTATCGGATCGCGGTCTTCTGA
- a CDS encoding GGDEF domain-containing protein, whose protein sequence is MELELRNSLTAFFLPSGAVLAALVIMLQRGVLRPDEQFATFCWYAAFGLGMVLALRFRSSRLLFSLVALALGSLAPQALPGRHTLGFVAILIPVNLIVFSLLEEKGFGKRELLSRAVFFFAQFIVIAFLSRPELEGPASLFDGNWIRALPKIAVPQLAMLTFAAAGGLFAFRFWVVRKPIEAGYFWATAACFLGLSSRNEAVGFFYVASAGGLLTMSLLESSYRMAYHDELTGLPARRAFNDAMNRVGERYAIAVVDIDHFKKFNDTYGHETGDQVLRMVASKLARVSGGGEAFRFGGEEFCILFEERTVRDALPYLERVRADIADAVFFVRGQDRVVKSIEHRAGARGNIEAQVTVSIGVAGSNGKMVSADDSLRAADKALYRAKQEGRNRVEVAAAWRKLANIADVKIKEA, encoded by the coding sequence GTGGAACTGGAGTTGCGCAACTCGTTGACCGCGTTCTTTTTGCCGAGCGGAGCCGTGCTGGCGGCGCTCGTCATCATGCTGCAACGCGGAGTGCTGCGGCCCGACGAGCAATTCGCGACGTTCTGCTGGTATGCGGCGTTCGGCCTCGGAATGGTGCTGGCGTTGCGGTTCCGGTCGTCGCGATTGCTGTTCAGCCTGGTTGCGCTAGCGCTGGGAAGTCTGGCGCCACAAGCGTTGCCCGGGCGACACACCCTCGGCTTCGTCGCCATCCTTATCCCCGTCAACCTGATTGTTTTCTCTCTCCTTGAAGAGAAGGGTTTCGGCAAGCGCGAACTGCTCAGCCGGGCGGTGTTCTTTTTCGCGCAATTCATTGTTATCGCGTTCCTTTCGCGGCCCGAACTCGAGGGACCCGCTTCGCTCTTCGACGGCAACTGGATCAGGGCTCTGCCGAAAATTGCAGTTCCGCAACTAGCGATGCTGACTTTTGCCGCGGCGGGAGGCCTCTTTGCGTTTCGGTTCTGGGTAGTGCGCAAGCCGATTGAAGCCGGATATTTCTGGGCGACGGCGGCGTGCTTCCTCGGACTGAGTTCGCGCAACGAGGCGGTTGGGTTCTTCTACGTTGCCAGTGCCGGCGGCTTGCTGACGATGTCTCTGCTGGAGAGTTCGTACCGCATGGCGTACCACGATGAACTCACGGGGTTGCCGGCGCGGCGAGCATTCAACGACGCGATGAATCGCGTGGGCGAACGGTACGCGATTGCAGTTGTGGACATTGATCACTTCAAGAAATTCAATGACACCTATGGGCACGAGACTGGCGATCAGGTACTCCGCATGGTTGCCTCGAAACTGGCGCGCGTGAGCGGCGGCGGCGAAGCGTTCCGCTTCGGCGGCGAAGAGTTCTGCATTCTGTTCGAGGAACGAACCGTGCGCGACGCGCTTCCCTACCTGGAGCGGGTGCGCGCCGACATTGCAGATGCGGTCTTCTTCGTTCGCGGCCAGGACCGCGTGGTGAAGAGCATCGAGCATCGCGCAGGTGCGCGCGGCAATATCGAAGCACAGGTGACGGTGAGCATCGGCGTAGCGGGATCGAATGGAAAGATGGTGAGCGCAGATGACAGCCTGCGCGCGGCGGATAAAGCGCTGTACCGGGCAAAGCAGGAAGGCCGAAATCGAGTCGAGGTCGCTGCGGCGTGGCGGAAGCTCGCGAATATCGCGGACGTAAAGATCAAGGAAGCCTGA
- a CDS encoding Crp/Fnr family transcriptional regulator — translation MSDLKPTIAGTLRRVPIFSGLNDAQLEFLVTRTVERKVGGDELLFSEGDPCEGLYVVQTGNVRIFKSAASGREQVLAIEGPGSSIAELPVFDGGNYPASAQAVSDSTMLFVSKQAFHALCLQHPEVALKVLKVVGARLRRLVGIIEELSFTTVRHRLVALLLRLARTEGKRSASGIQFTLNANNQELAAQLGTVRELVSRNLSRLQSEGLIAMDGRNISIPKPDKLAAELQE, via the coding sequence ATGTCGGACCTGAAGCCAACCATTGCCGGAACACTTCGTCGCGTGCCCATCTTTTCCGGGCTCAACGACGCACAACTCGAATTCCTTGTCACTCGAACCGTCGAACGAAAGGTCGGAGGCGACGAGTTGCTTTTCTCGGAGGGCGATCCCTGCGAGGGTCTCTACGTGGTTCAGACGGGTAATGTCCGCATATTCAAGAGCGCCGCAAGTGGTCGCGAGCAGGTGCTCGCCATAGAAGGCCCTGGCTCATCTATTGCTGAATTGCCCGTGTTCGATGGTGGCAACTATCCGGCGTCAGCACAGGCGGTAAGCGACAGCACAATGCTGTTTGTCAGCAAGCAGGCTTTTCATGCTCTGTGTTTGCAGCATCCGGAAGTCGCACTCAAAGTTCTCAAGGTGGTCGGTGCGCGTCTCCGGCGACTGGTCGGCATCATTGAAGAACTCTCGTTCACCACGGTTCGCCACCGCCTCGTCGCTCTTTTACTTCGACTGGCAAGAACGGAAGGGAAGAGATCCGCGTCGGGAATTCAATTCACTCTCAACGCCAACAACCAGGAACTCGCGGCCCAACTCGGCACCGTCCGCGAACTCGTCTCCCGCAACCTGAGCCGTCTTCAATCCGAAGGCCTCATCGCGATGGACGGCCGCAACATCTCCATACCGAAGCCTGACAAACTGGCCGCTGAGCTCCAGGAGTAA
- a CDS encoding radical SAM protein yields the protein MPALATLLPPNMNAHAENPYLFYAEAAEEAPAPLVGIAKLAAEGESVRAGHNVEYFTLESRSILNRCTAPRMPFTWTINPYRGCEFACKYCYARYTHEFMEIKDSLEFERQIYIKQGSCPTPVPAGDDDSTQLPNSPTLSPKDGDKGRAQNRPGENLRYLLRRDLKKVKPGEEIAIGTATDPYQPAERRYEVTRTLLEEFALHSGFDIGIVTKSDLIVRDIDVLRRVAKTNRLFVNLTITTLDPQLARILEPRAPRPDLRLKALRALNVSGIDAGVICAPVLPGITDRPRDLEQLVAETARHGGKYIFANPLFLKPCSASVFLPFLEKEFPQLVGEYKRRFEEKAFVSAAYRKRTSELMSKLRSKYGITYYFNRKKESGPQLVEAQQLGLFHEPEKRGPAAHAGMERRRKTMC from the coding sequence TTGCCTGCTCTGGCGACTCTCCTTCCTCCCAATATGAATGCGCACGCTGAGAATCCGTATCTTTTTTATGCCGAGGCGGCGGAAGAGGCGCCCGCGCCGCTGGTCGGTATTGCCAAACTCGCGGCCGAGGGCGAAAGCGTCCGGGCGGGGCACAACGTGGAGTACTTCACGCTGGAGTCGCGCTCGATCCTGAACCGCTGCACCGCTCCGCGAATGCCCTTCACCTGGACCATCAACCCGTATCGCGGGTGCGAGTTCGCGTGCAAGTACTGCTACGCGCGCTACACGCACGAGTTCATGGAGATAAAGGACTCCCTGGAGTTCGAGCGGCAGATCTACATCAAGCAGGGCAGTTGCCCGACGCCTGTCCCTGCTGGTGATGACGATTCCACCCAATTGCCGAACAGCCCCACCCTGTCGCCGAAGGATGGCGACAAGGGTAGGGCACAAAACAGGCCCGGGGAGAACTTGCGATACCTCCTGCGGCGCGATTTGAAGAAGGTGAAGCCGGGCGAGGAGATCGCGATTGGGACGGCCACCGATCCGTATCAGCCTGCGGAGCGCCGTTACGAGGTGACGCGAACGCTGCTGGAGGAGTTTGCGCTGCACAGCGGGTTCGATATTGGGATCGTGACGAAGAGCGACTTGATCGTGCGCGATATCGACGTGCTGCGGCGAGTCGCGAAGACGAACCGGCTGTTCGTCAACCTGACGATCACGACGCTGGACCCGCAACTGGCGCGGATTCTCGAGCCGCGGGCACCGCGGCCGGATTTGCGGCTGAAGGCGCTGCGGGCACTCAACGTGAGCGGAATCGATGCGGGCGTGATCTGCGCGCCGGTGCTGCCGGGAATCACCGACAGGCCGCGTGACTTGGAGCAACTGGTGGCGGAGACGGCGCGCCATGGCGGTAAATATATCTTTGCGAATCCCCTGTTCCTCAAACCGTGTTCGGCGAGCGTCTTTCTTCCCTTCCTCGAAAAGGAATTTCCGCAACTTGTCGGCGAGTACAAGCGGCGCTTCGAGGAGAAGGCTTTTGTTTCGGCGGCGTACCGGAAGCGGACTTCAGAACTGATGTCGAAGCTGCGGAGCAAGTACGGGATCACCTATTACTTCAACCGAAAGAAAGAATCAGGACCGCAACTCGTCGAAGCGCAGCAGTTGGGACTCTTCCACGAACCGGAGAAGCGCGGTCCGGCGGCGCACGCCGGAATGGAGCGGCGGCGCAAGACCATGTGCTGA
- a CDS encoding nitric-oxide reductase large subunit translates to MREYKRLWIALAVVLIASFAVLGGVGYKGIHNGPPIPAQVITTNGTVVFSGDYIRDGQNVWQSIGGQEVGTIWGHGSYVAPDWTADYLHRECMYILNRWAKESGAANYGSLSIEQQAALQARLQQMMRTNTYNATSNTITIDPLRLDAYRELAGYYGDIFGKGRSDYAIPAGALTDLAKQQKMAAFFWWTAWAASTDRPGQNVTYTQNWPHEDLVGNRPAPSAIVWSIISFVLLLAGVGGMVWYFGSRDKEPEHRDLPQSDPLLGLNPTPSQRATVKYFFVVAALWVVQILMGAIVAHYGVEGSGFYGIPLDKILPYSIARTWHLQIGIFWIATSWLATGLYIAPAVSGYEPKGQRLGVNILFGALILVVGGSLAGEWLGIEQKLGNLWFWFGSQGYEYVDLGRVWQIALFGGLVFWLWLVYRAMKPALVKGGEDKNLLMLFLTSSIAIPLFYAAGLMYGQRSPLITAEYWRWWVVHLWVEGFFEVFATVVIAFLFTRLRLLSVKTATRAVLFSTVIFLSGGIIGTFHHLYFTGMPTAVVALGAVFSALEVVPLCLVGFEAWENIRISRGTEKVRWVTAYKWPIYFFVAVAFWNLVGAGLFGFLINPPVSLYYMQGLNTTPVHGHTALFGVYGMLGLGLMLFCLRALRPGLAWKDKPLAIAFWCINIGLFAMTTISILPIGLMQAWASVQYGTWYARSAEFLQTPLMSHIRWSRMFGDSLFAFGALVLGGFVLGLLTGHSYDKSRVVNEGELTERDAKTLEPQATSAD, encoded by the coding sequence ATGCGCGAATACAAGAGACTCTGGATTGCTCTGGCTGTTGTGCTCATCGCTTCGTTTGCGGTGCTGGGGGGCGTGGGATACAAAGGTATCCACAATGGTCCTCCCATTCCCGCCCAGGTCATAACCACCAACGGAACCGTTGTCTTCTCCGGCGACTACATTCGAGACGGCCAGAACGTCTGGCAATCCATCGGCGGACAGGAAGTCGGCACCATCTGGGGTCATGGCTCTTACGTTGCGCCCGACTGGACCGCCGATTATCTCCACCGTGAATGCATGTACATCCTCAATCGCTGGGCGAAAGAGTCCGGCGCGGCGAATTATGGGTCGCTGAGTATCGAACAGCAGGCTGCATTGCAGGCTCGTTTGCAGCAAATGATGCGCACCAACACCTACAATGCCACGAGCAACACGATCACCATCGATCCTCTTCGGCTCGACGCCTATCGTGAACTCGCCGGCTATTACGGCGACATTTTCGGCAAAGGCCGCAGCGACTACGCGATTCCAGCCGGCGCTCTCACCGACCTCGCGAAGCAGCAGAAGATGGCCGCATTCTTCTGGTGGACCGCATGGGCGGCTTCAACGGATCGTCCGGGCCAGAACGTTACCTATACGCAGAATTGGCCCCATGAGGACCTCGTCGGCAATCGTCCCGCGCCTTCGGCGATCGTGTGGAGCATCATCAGCTTCGTGCTTCTGCTCGCCGGGGTCGGCGGAATGGTGTGGTATTTCGGTTCGCGCGATAAGGAACCTGAACATCGCGATCTTCCGCAAAGCGACCCGCTGCTCGGTTTGAATCCCACTCCCTCACAACGTGCCACGGTGAAGTACTTCTTCGTGGTTGCCGCGCTTTGGGTGGTGCAGATACTCATGGGCGCGATCGTGGCGCACTACGGTGTCGAGGGTTCCGGCTTCTACGGCATCCCGCTGGACAAAATTCTGCCGTATTCCATTGCGCGCACCTGGCATTTGCAGATCGGCATCTTCTGGATTGCAACTTCGTGGCTCGCCACCGGCCTCTACATCGCACCGGCAGTCAGCGGCTACGAACCGAAGGGCCAGCGCCTGGGCGTAAACATCCTCTTTGGCGCGCTGATCCTGGTCGTAGGCGGATCGCTGGCGGGCGAATGGCTTGGCATCGAACAGAAACTTGGGAACCTCTGGTTTTGGTTCGGTTCGCAGGGATACGAATACGTTGACCTCGGCCGCGTGTGGCAGATCGCTCTCTTCGGTGGACTCGTCTTCTGGCTGTGGCTCGTTTATCGCGCCATGAAACCCGCGCTTGTGAAAGGTGGGGAAGACAAGAACCTGCTGATGCTGTTCCTCACCTCGAGCATCGCCATCCCGCTTTTCTATGCTGCCGGCCTCATGTATGGCCAGCGTTCGCCGCTCATCACAGCCGAGTACTGGCGCTGGTGGGTGGTTCACCTCTGGGTTGAAGGCTTCTTCGAAGTGTTTGCCACGGTCGTGATCGCGTTCCTCTTCACGCGCCTGCGGTTACTCTCGGTGAAGACCGCGACCCGCGCCGTCCTGTTCTCGACCGTGATCTTCCTGTCCGGTGGGATCATCGGCACGTTCCATCACCTCTACTTCACCGGCATGCCGACCGCAGTTGTCGCACTCGGCGCAGTATTCAGCGCGCTGGAAGTTGTGCCGCTCTGCCTGGTTGGATTCGAAGCCTGGGAAAACATCCGCATCTCTCGCGGGACCGAAAAAGTTCGCTGGGTGACCGCCTACAAGTGGCCCATCTACTTCTTCGTCGCCGTCGCCTTCTGGAACCTGGTCGGCGCGGGCCTCTTTGGATTCTTGATCAATCCCCCAGTCTCGCTCTACTACATGCAGGGCCTCAATACCACGCCGGTCCACGGACACACCGCGCTGTTCGGCGTCTACGGCATGCTGGGCCTCGGCCTCATGCTCTTCTGCCTGCGCGCGCTGCGTCCCGGCTTGGCGTGGAAAGACAAGCCGCTCGCAATCGCCTTCTGGTGCATCAATATCGGCCTGTTTGCGATGACAACGATCAGCATCCTGCCCATCGGTCTGATGCAAGCATGGGCGTCGGTCCAGTACGGCACATGGTACGCGCGTTCCGCGGAATTCCTGCAGACGCCGCTCATGAGCCATATCCGCTGGTCGCGCATGTTCGGCGACTCGCTGTTCGCATTCGGCGCGCTTGTTCTCGGCGGATTCGTCCTTGGTCTCCTCACCGGACACTCGTACGACAAGAGTCGTGTGGTCAACGAGGGCGAACTCACGGAACGCGACGCCAAGACGCTGGAACCACAAGCAACGTCAGCCGACTAA
- a CDS encoding radical SAM protein: MNPATREYKPRLIFWEVTKGCNLRCIHCRATATELASPTDLPTDQALDIIRQIAAYANPILVLSGGEPLYRTDIFQLARYGTDLGLRVALATNGTLVTKEIAQKIVRAGVKRVSISLDGANAEIHDSFRGIPGAFDAAIYGFRNLKELGMPVQINMTIARHNAKQLPQVLQMVRNLGADALHTFLLVPVGCGVDIAEEQMVPPQEYEEILNWFYDQSLAGDIELKATCAPHYFRVVRQRRVAERKAAGYGQQRVEAPVEVPAIGPVEMTMPGSTGISFAGKPDRAGHAGHPGGHPGGHPGGHPDGMSAVTKGCLAGTGVCFISHEGEIYPCGYLPALAGDLRKQTFAEIWEKAEVFQALRDDDALKGKCGCCEFRHVCMGCRARAYAATGDFMASEPFCVYQPKSYVEVK; encoded by the coding sequence ATGAATCCCGCAACCAGGGAGTACAAACCGCGGCTGATCTTCTGGGAAGTCACTAAGGGATGCAATCTGCGTTGCATCCACTGCCGGGCCACCGCGACTGAACTCGCATCGCCTACCGATCTTCCGACCGACCAAGCTCTCGACATCATCCGTCAGATTGCCGCGTACGCGAATCCGATCCTGGTGCTCAGCGGTGGCGAGCCTTTATACCGCACTGATATTTTCCAACTCGCCCGTTATGGTACCGACCTCGGCCTGCGCGTCGCGCTCGCCACCAACGGTACCCTCGTCACGAAGGAAATCGCCCAGAAGATTGTCCGTGCCGGCGTGAAGCGCGTCTCCATCAGTCTCGACGGCGCCAATGCCGAGATTCATGATTCGTTCCGCGGAATTCCCGGGGCATTCGACGCCGCCATATACGGATTCCGCAACCTGAAAGAGCTCGGAATGCCGGTGCAGATCAACATGACGATCGCGCGCCACAATGCCAAGCAGTTGCCGCAGGTTCTGCAGATGGTTCGGAACCTCGGGGCCGACGCGCTGCACACGTTCCTGCTCGTTCCGGTTGGTTGTGGTGTCGATATCGCCGAAGAGCAAATGGTGCCGCCGCAGGAATACGAAGAAATTCTCAACTGGTTCTACGATCAGTCACTTGCAGGTGATATCGAGTTGAAGGCCACGTGCGCGCCGCACTATTTCCGCGTCGTTCGCCAGCGTCGCGTGGCTGAGCGCAAAGCCGCCGGTTACGGGCAGCAGCGAGTCGAGGCGCCAGTTGAAGTGCCTGCGATCGGTCCTGTCGAAATGACGATGCCCGGGTCAACCGGTATTTCCTTCGCGGGAAAACCCGACCGCGCGGGACATGCAGGGCATCCCGGAGGTCATCCGGGTGGACATCCAGGCGGTCACCCGGATGGGATGAGCGCCGTTACGAAGGGCTGCCTCGCCGGTACCGGGGTTTGCTTCATCTCACACGAAGGCGAAATTTATCCCTGCGGCTATCTCCCGGCGCTTGCGGGCGATCTTCGCAAACAAACGTTCGCCGAAATCTGGGAGAAGGCCGAAGTCTTCCAGGCGCTTCGCGACGACGATGCGCTGAAAGGGAAGTGCGGTTGTTGCGAATTCCGCCATGTCTGCATGGGATGCCGCGCGCGTGCGTATGCAGCCACAGGAGACTTCATGGCTTCCGAACCCTTCTGCGTATATCAGCCGAAGAGCTATGTGGAAGTGAAATAA
- a CDS encoding YwiC-like family protein: MSAVSGINDVHRSRMRALVIPREHGAWGILLVPLVIAGCVGFLHGNGILAFLQFLTAAFALFWLRTPVEVLLGSSTMHAHNAEEKRTVWQATLIISSFAALPLYFLFRNGQHLGLVFIGAIAGAAFATQACVKLFGRKMRMPAQIIGAIGLTSTAAGAYYVVTGRLDSLAFALWVANWLFACDQIHYVQLRLRNSKIAGARNRFSRGWGFLVLQGAMLVIIASLSAATDLPLFAAVAFLPIVIRGVVWVFQKPEALDVQWLGVTELLHAITFGVLLITSFYLPQ, translated from the coding sequence ATGTCCGCAGTTTCGGGAATCAATGATGTTCATCGTTCGAGGATGAGAGCCCTGGTGATTCCTCGCGAGCACGGCGCGTGGGGCATCCTGCTGGTGCCGCTGGTTATTGCCGGCTGTGTTGGCTTCCTGCACGGGAACGGAATACTCGCATTTCTTCAGTTTCTCACCGCAGCTTTCGCGCTGTTCTGGCTGCGCACTCCGGTTGAAGTCCTCCTTGGTAGCAGCACCATGCACGCCCATAATGCGGAAGAGAAGAGAACCGTATGGCAGGCGACTCTCATAATCTCTTCCTTCGCCGCCCTCCCCCTGTACTTCCTCTTCCGCAATGGGCAGCACCTCGGACTCGTTTTTATCGGCGCGATCGCCGGCGCGGCGTTTGCAACGCAGGCTTGCGTAAAGTTGTTCGGTCGAAAAATGCGCATGCCCGCCCAGATCATCGGCGCTATCGGCCTTACCTCGACCGCGGCCGGCGCCTATTACGTCGTAACCGGACGCCTTGATTCGCTGGCGTTCGCGCTATGGGTCGCCAATTGGCTCTTTGCGTGCGATCAGATCCACTATGTCCAACTGCGGCTTCGGAATTCCAAGATTGCGGGAGCCCGGAACCGGTTCAGTCGCGGTTGGGGATTCCTGGTTCTGCAGGGCGCGATGCTGGTTATCATTGCATCACTCTCAGCCGCCACTGATCTACCCCTCTTCGCCGCCGTTGCCTTTCTGCCGATCGTGATACGCGGTGTGGTCTGGGTTTTCCAGAAACCGGAAGCACTCGACGTGCAGTGGCTGGGTGTGACCGAACTGCTGCACGCTATCACCTTCGGAGTGCTGCTCATCACCAGTTTCTACCTGCCGCAATGA
- a CDS encoding UdgX family uracil-DNA binding protein (This protein belongs to the uracil DNA glycosylase superfamily, members of which act in excision repair of DNA. However, it belongs more specifically to UdgX branch, whose founding member was found to bind uracil in DNA (where it does not belong), without cleaving it, appears to promote DNA repair by a pathway involving RecA, rather than base excision.), producing MPKRLNTSAADFLPERRTLPVLREASKKCRGCNLWEKGTQTVFGEGTAHAEVMFVGEQPGDKEDLTGKPFVGPAGAVLDKALVAAGIDRSKIYVTNAVKHFNWEPRGKRRIHKKPSAMQIAACRPWLDAEIAAVRPRVIVCLGATAAQALLGRTFKVTQRRGELIPSDLAPCVTATVHPSSILRAPNDATRHEEMARFIEDLRNVGSLLKRRVAA from the coding sequence ATGCCGAAGCGCCTAAACACTTCTGCTGCCGATTTCCTTCCCGAACGCCGCACCCTCCCGGTTCTGCGCGAGGCTTCGAAGAAATGTCGTGGCTGCAACCTGTGGGAGAAGGGAACTCAGACTGTATTCGGGGAAGGTACAGCACACGCGGAAGTCATGTTCGTAGGAGAGCAGCCCGGCGACAAAGAGGATCTCACCGGCAAACCGTTTGTCGGGCCCGCGGGAGCTGTGCTCGACAAGGCTCTCGTCGCCGCCGGAATCGATCGAAGTAAAATCTACGTCACGAACGCGGTAAAGCACTTCAACTGGGAGCCTCGCGGCAAGCGCCGCATTCACAAGAAGCCCAGCGCCATGCAGATCGCGGCCTGCCGTCCCTGGCTCGATGCAGAGATCGCTGCAGTCAGACCGCGCGTGATCGTCTGCCTCGGCGCAACTGCCGCACAAGCTCTGCTGGGCCGAACCTTCAAGGTCACGCAGCGCCGCGGCGAACTAATTCCGTCCGACCTTGCCCCCTGCGTCACCGCAACCGTCCATCCCTCCTCGATTCTTCGCGCCCCCAACGACGCCACCCGTCACGAAGAGATGGCCCGCTTCATCGAGGACCTGCGAAACGTGGGGTCGTTACTAAAGAGAAGAGTCGCCGCATAA
- the ric gene encoding iron-sulfur cluster repair di-iron protein — translation MTFDETKTVREFALTIPSATRVFEKLGIDYCCGGGKKLGEACVQAKLPVEQVLQQLEQAESSRLARSDSGPDWSAQPLADLIDHIVKKHHAFIYAETPRLTALAEKVASKHGPTHPETVKVSQLVETLFDELAMHLMKEEQILFPYIIRMEESVVEKAPVLPPPFGTVQNPIRMMVSEHDSAGTTLRELRAITSDYKAPEDACTSYRTLYNGLLEFEADLHQHIHLENNILFPRAVSMEDGR, via the coding sequence ATGACATTTGATGAAACCAAAACCGTTCGTGAGTTCGCGTTGACAATTCCCAGCGCGACCAGAGTATTTGAGAAGCTCGGTATCGACTATTGCTGCGGTGGCGGCAAGAAACTCGGAGAAGCCTGCGTCCAGGCGAAACTCCCCGTTGAGCAGGTTCTGCAGCAACTCGAGCAAGCAGAGAGCTCCCGCCTCGCCCGGAGCGACAGCGGCCCCGACTGGAGCGCCCAGCCGCTCGCCGATCTCATCGACCATATCGTTAAGAAGCACCACGCCTTCATTTATGCGGAAACACCGCGCCTGACCGCGCTTGCCGAGAAGGTGGCGAGCAAACATGGCCCTACGCATCCCGAAACTGTGAAGGTCAGCCAACTCGTCGAGACGCTCTTCGACGAACTTGCCATGCACCTGATGAAAGAAGAGCAGATCCTGTTCCCGTACATCATTCGCATGGAAGAATCCGTCGTCGAAAAGGCGCCTGTCCTGCCGCCGCCCTTTGGAACCGTGCAGAACCCCATCCGCATGATGGTCTCCGAGCACGACAGCGCCGGTACGACTCTGCGCGAACTCCGCGCCATAACCAGCGACTACAAGGCTCCCGAAGACGCCTGCACCAGTTACCGCACTCTCTACAACGGGCTGCTAGAGTTCGAAGCCGACCTGCACCAGCACATTCACCTGGAAAATAACATCCTGTTCCCCCGCGCTGTATCGATGGAAGACGGTCGTTAA
- a CDS encoding DUF4440 domain-containing protein, giving the protein MSKTLIRISVIAVFCACAIAFLSNAVSAGIPDNAKTLAALDDEWSKAATAGDVEKVVSFYADDAVVYPPNEPIVSDPAAIKESWAKMLADPKAKLSWKTTHAGVDHNTGFTSGTYQVAGADGAVLEKGKYLCVWGKGKDGKWKSLHDMWNRDSK; this is encoded by the coding sequence ATGAGCAAGACTCTGATTCGTATTTCGGTTATCGCGGTGTTTTGCGCTTGTGCCATCGCGTTCCTCAGTAACGCTGTTTCGGCCGGAATTCCGGACAATGCCAAAACGCTTGCTGCGCTGGATGACGAATGGTCGAAGGCAGCCACTGCCGGCGATGTCGAAAAGGTCGTTTCTTTCTATGCGGATGACGCGGTTGTGTATCCGCCCAACGAACCCATAGTGAGTGATCCTGCGGCGATCAAGGAATCCTGGGCAAAGATGCTGGCGGATCCGAAGGCCAAACTGTCGTGGAAGACGACACACGCCGGCGTCGATCACAACACGGGGTTCACATCTGGGACGTATCAGGTTGCGGGTGCCGACGGAGCGGTGTTGGAGAAAGGCAAGTATCTCTGCGTCTGGGGCAAGGGAAAAGACGGCAAGTGGAAGTCGCTCCACGATATGTGGAACCGCGACAGCAAATAG